The Methanoculleus marisnigri JR1 genome window below encodes:
- a CDS encoding TIGR03557 family F420-dependent LLM class oxidoreductase — protein sequence MVEIGYKLFTESHSAPELVKNARLAEDAGFSFLSISDHYLPWISNHGRAGFAWCTIGGVSQATSRVRVSTGVTCPLIRYHPAIVAQAAATAATMMPGRFELGLGTGESLNEHVVSGVFPTSEPVRLDMLREAVKIIRLLWRGGMQDYSGVYYTLDNAQIYELPRELPQIRISAEGPISAEVAGEIGDALIHFEQKPEEVIETFRASGGEGKSCMIETVVCYGRSVEEAKRTAYEWFPVAANKGELNWIVPTPTHFEQLQQMVTPNDVAKNVLCGPDPQKIIEKVGKFVDMGYDSILLHQVGPEQKEFINLAHDVILPEFGIKPPRPESGGRMVPGPAR from the coding sequence ATGGTCGAGATTGGCTACAAACTCTTCACCGAGTCGCACAGTGCGCCCGAACTGGTGAAGAACGCAAGACTGGCCGAGGATGCCGGGTTCTCGTTTCTGAGCATCAGCGATCACTACCTCCCGTGGATCTCGAACCACGGGCGCGCCGGGTTTGCCTGGTGCACCATCGGCGGGGTATCGCAGGCCACCTCGCGGGTCAGGGTCTCCACCGGCGTGACCTGCCCGCTGATACGTTACCACCCGGCGATCGTCGCGCAGGCCGCCGCAACCGCCGCCACGATGATGCCGGGGAGGTTCGAACTCGGGCTCGGGACGGGCGAGAGCCTGAACGAACACGTCGTCAGCGGCGTTTTTCCGACATCCGAGCCGGTGCGGCTCGATATGCTCCGGGAAGCGGTGAAGATCATCCGGCTGCTCTGGAGGGGCGGGATGCAGGACTACTCCGGCGTCTACTACACCCTCGATAACGCGCAGATCTACGAACTGCCGCGGGAACTCCCCCAGATCCGCATCTCGGCGGAAGGGCCGATCTCGGCAGAGGTGGCCGGCGAGATCGGTGACGCGCTCATCCACTTCGAGCAGAAGCCCGAGGAGGTCATCGAGACGTTCCGCGCTTCAGGCGGCGAGGGCAAATCGTGCATGATCGAGACCGTGGTCTGCTATGGCCGAAGCGTTGAGGAGGCGAAGCGCACGGCATACGAGTGGTTCCCCGTGGCAGCGAACAAGGGGGAGCTGAACTGGATCGTCCCCACCCCGACGCACTTCGAGCAGTTGCAGCAGATGGTGACACCGAACGATGTTGCAAAGAACGTCCTCTGCGGCCCCGACCCGCAGAAGATCATAGAGAAGGTGGGCAAATTCGTCGATATGGGTTACGACAGCATCCTGCTTCACCAGGTCGGCCCGGAGCAGAAAGAGTTCATCAACCTCGCGCACGACGTCATCCTGCCCGAGTTCGGGATCAAGCCCCCGCGGCCTGAGTCCGGGGGCAGGATGGTACCCGGCCCTGCGCGGTGA